From the genome of Lentilactobacillus buchneri, one region includes:
- the miaA gene encoding tRNA (adenosine(37)-N6)-dimethylallyltransferase MiaA produces MIKLLAIVGPTAVGKTDLSIKLAQKFNAEIISGDSMQVYRHLDIGTAKITPEEMAGVKHHLIDVRNIDERFSVADFVQDASKLIEAIHEVGKLPIIVGGTGFYLQALLSGLELGGDQYQNDDLRRQLLAEAKEKGDLALHQRLAKVDPAAARAIPVHNVRRVVRALEVYINTGHRFSDQHNAGSKYDAFVIGLTTDRALLYQRINQRVDQMMAQGLLSEGRWLYDHDGQQFQAGKGIGYRELFPYFQGQSTLEEAIELIKKDSRHYAKRQLTWFRNKTDPQPNWYNLVQRPNQLSEIESDVEKWLDDNNQ; encoded by the coding sequence ATGATCAAACTTTTAGCAATCGTCGGACCGACTGCCGTTGGGAAAACGGATTTGTCGATCAAACTCGCTCAAAAATTTAACGCCGAGATTATTTCCGGAGATTCAATGCAGGTATATCGACACTTGGACATTGGGACAGCTAAAATTACTCCGGAAGAAATGGCAGGGGTCAAACACCACTTAATTGATGTTAGAAATATTGACGAACGTTTTTCTGTTGCCGATTTCGTTCAGGATGCTTCGAAACTGATTGAAGCCATTCACGAAGTCGGCAAGCTGCCAATAATCGTCGGTGGAACCGGTTTTTACCTTCAGGCACTTTTATCTGGGCTGGAACTTGGTGGCGACCAGTATCAAAATGATGACTTGAGAAGACAATTGCTGGCTGAAGCCAAAGAAAAAGGGGATTTGGCGCTACACCAACGACTCGCCAAAGTGGATCCTGCCGCAGCAAGGGCCATTCCGGTTCACAACGTCAGGCGGGTTGTCCGGGCTTTGGAAGTCTACATAAACACCGGTCACCGATTTTCTGATCAGCATAATGCCGGATCAAAATACGATGCCTTCGTCATTGGATTAACGACGGATCGGGCGTTGTTATACCAGCGAATCAATCAGCGGGTCGATCAAATGATGGCGCAGGGACTGCTGTCCGAGGGTCGCTGGTTGTATGACCATGACGGACAGCAATTTCAAGCCGGCAAAGGGATCGGCTATCGTGAATTATTCCCGTATTTTCAGGGCCAATCGACCTTGGAAGAAGCAATTGAGCTGATCAAGAAGGATTCACGCCATTACGCCAAGCGCCAATTAACTTGGTTTAGGAACAAAACTGACCCGCAACCAAATTGGTATAACCTGGTTCAGCGACCAAATCAGTTATCGGAGATTGAAAGTGACGTTGAAAAATGGCTGGATGACAACAATCAATAA
- a CDS encoding glycerophosphodiester phosphodiesterase family protein produces the protein MKINTKIIAHRGSKGTRPENTLISFQTAIDDGADGLETDVHFSKDHQLIIMHDETVDRTTNGSGRIVDKNLAEIKHLDAGVRFSSEFKGTTVPTLQEVVELLIKDNFTGIFNLELKTNKIQYPGIEKAVFDYFASIDYPFQLIYSSFNARSLEILNRLDPKLAGAKLFKTAAKQAKTLKKDHLIADFHPDIRWLKRHPFFAPAQNLRPWTVNSTEDMQYCFERNLAAIITDYPARAVQIRSEMREGLE, from the coding sequence GTGAAAATCAATACCAAAATTATTGCTCATCGCGGCAGTAAAGGAACCCGACCGGAAAATACACTGATTTCTTTTCAAACCGCCATTGACGATGGGGCAGACGGCCTGGAAACCGACGTTCATTTTTCAAAAGACCATCAGTTAATTATTATGCATGATGAAACAGTTGATCGAACCACCAACGGTTCTGGCAGAATTGTTGACAAAAATCTGGCTGAGATTAAACATTTGGATGCTGGTGTTCGATTCAGCAGTGAATTTAAGGGAACCACGGTCCCCACGCTCCAAGAGGTGGTGGAATTATTAATTAAAGACAACTTCACGGGAATTTTTAACTTAGAGTTGAAGACCAACAAGATTCAGTATCCAGGGATTGAAAAAGCGGTTTTTGACTATTTTGCGTCAATCGACTACCCATTTCAGCTGATTTACTCCAGCTTTAATGCCCGGTCCCTTGAAATTCTCAACCGGCTGGACCCTAAATTAGCCGGTGCCAAATTGTTCAAAACTGCCGCTAAGCAGGCCAAAACCCTCAAGAAGGACCATTTAATTGCCGATTTCCATCCGGACATTCGTTGGCTTAAACGACATCCCTTTTTTGCCCCTGCTCAAAATCTGCGTCCTTGGACCGTCAATTCCACAGAGGATATGCAGTACTGTTTTGAACGCAACCTAGCTGCTATCATCACCGACTATCCTGCCAGAGCTGTTCAGATCAGGTCAGAGATGCGGGAGGGACTGGAATGA
- a CDS encoding DUF3042 family protein: MKQFTNGLIVGVLGTVAAGVGALLTFKKSVVDPIEDEEQKFEDNRKKAMRKSRAAHHG, translated from the coding sequence ATGAAACAGTTTACTAATGGGCTCATTGTTGGTGTTCTCGGAACCGTTGCTGCTGGGGTTGGTGCTTTACTAACATTCAAAAAGTCAGTTGTGGATCCAATCGAAGATGAAGAGCAAAAATTCGAGGATAACCGAAAAAAGGCAATGCGTAAAAGCCGAGCTGCCCACCACGGATAA
- a CDS encoding rhodanese-like domain-containing protein, whose amino-acid sequence MFLLIIGAITANLVTTIILIVILLAWGGYTIFQNMRVKQVATYLKNDEFQKGMRKAQVIDLREQKSFKDGHVLGARNMPYSTIKNFYSQLRPDLPVYMYDQGKTISKRAALFLSKKGYKDLYILKSGYQGWNGKEKKSNY is encoded by the coding sequence ATGTTTTTGTTGATAATCGGTGCAATCACCGCCAATCTGGTGACAACCATCATTTTGATCGTTATTTTACTTGCATGGGGTGGCTATACCATTTTTCAAAATATGCGTGTTAAACAGGTTGCAACGTATTTGAAAAATGATGAGTTTCAAAAAGGCATGAGAAAAGCTCAGGTCATTGACTTGCGAGAACAAAAAAGTTTTAAAGATGGTCATGTTTTAGGTGCTCGCAACATGCCTTACTCAACCATCAAAAACTTTTACAGTCAGCTTCGTCCAGACTTGCCGGTTTATATGTATGATCAAGGCAAAACGATCAGCAAACGAGCCGCACTCTTTTTAAGCAAAAAGGGTTATAAAGATCTTTATATCTTAAAAAGTGGTTATCAAGGTTGGAATGGTAAGGAAAAAAAGAGTAATTATTGA
- a CDS encoding ROK family glucokinase: protein MAKKLIGIDLGGTTVKFAFIDTKGNVLTKWRIPTNISEHGSHIVPDMIKSISDQMRKDDYNASDFYGIGMGTPGAVNREKGTVVGAYNLNWDIVQPVGATISANLNLPILIDNDANSAALGEYWKGAGDKAKDVVFITLGTGVGGGVIANGKLVHGINGGAGEVGHITVVPNGYQCTCGKRGCLEQYASATGVVHIAKDMAKKFTGHSRIKELIDGDEDLSSKMVFFLADNGDILANQIVDRVCSYLGLALSHIGNTLNPENIIIGGGVSNAGNTLLQPTTRYFQENAFPSVRDSTRLKLAQLGNDAGIIGAASLALQFRNNQPFGTK from the coding sequence TTGGCTAAGAAATTAATCGGAATTGATTTGGGTGGAACGACAGTTAAATTTGCATTCATTGATACAAAAGGAAACGTCCTGACGAAGTGGCGAATCCCAACCAACATTAGTGAACACGGCAGTCACATTGTGCCTGACATGATCAAATCAATTAGTGATCAAATGAGAAAAGACGACTATAACGCAAGTGATTTTTATGGTATCGGCATGGGAACTCCCGGTGCTGTGAACCGCGAAAAGGGAACAGTTGTTGGAGCATATAACTTGAACTGGGATATCGTGCAACCGGTTGGAGCAACCATTTCAGCCAATCTCAATTTACCAATTCTGATCGACAACGATGCGAATAGCGCCGCTCTCGGTGAATATTGGAAAGGTGCCGGCGACAAGGCAAAAGATGTTGTCTTCATTACTTTAGGAACTGGCGTTGGTGGTGGTGTTATCGCCAATGGCAAGCTGGTTCATGGTATTAACGGTGGTGCCGGGGAAGTCGGTCATATCACGGTTGTCCCTAATGGATATCAATGTACCTGTGGAAAGCGTGGCTGTTTGGAACAATACGCTTCAGCAACCGGGGTTGTCCATATTGCTAAAGATATGGCCAAGAAGTTTACCGGCCATTCACGGATTAAAGAATTGATTGATGGCGACGAAGATTTGTCATCGAAGATGGTCTTCTTCCTAGCTGATAACGGTGATATCTTGGCGAACCAAATTGTTGATCGGGTCTGCTCATACTTGGGATTGGCACTTTCACACATTGGTAACACGTTGAACCCGGAAAACATCATTATTGGAGGCGGTGTTTCCAACGCCGGTAACACCTTGCTTCAACCAACGACTCGTTATTTCCAAGAGAACGCCTTTCCTTCTGTTCGTGACTCAACACGGTTGAAGTTGGCTCAACTCGGGAATGATGCCGGAATTATTGGTGCCGCATCATTAGCCTTGCAATTTAGAAATAATCAACCATTTGGAACTAAATAA
- a CDS encoding YqgQ family protein has product MKTLYDVQQLLKKFDIYVYVGKRLWDIEVMALELDHLHDAKLISHDEFIHAKLILTREHRIEEKQESRGKYIG; this is encoded by the coding sequence ATGAAAACGCTGTATGATGTTCAGCAGCTGCTGAAAAAATTCGATATTTATGTATATGTCGGCAAACGACTTTGGGACATTGAAGTCATGGCGTTGGAGTTGGACCATCTCCATGATGCCAAGCTGATCAGTCATGATGAGTTTATTCATGCCAAACTGATTTTAACGCGGGAACATCGAATTGAAGAAAAACAAGAAAGTAGGGGAAAATACATTGGCTAA
- a CDS encoding rhomboid family intramembrane serine protease, which produces MSNLRNQPYITYGLLIIMVVVFAIMSVMGGTENPVTLVEFGAKYNPLIRAGEYWRLITPMFIHIGFTHILMNGITLYFIGQYVEQLFGHWRFAVIFFVSGIMGNLGSFAFTDSLSAGASTAIFGLFGAFMMLGESFSKNPAIVSMAKTFLLFIILNIGTDIFVSGIDIAGHLGGLVGGFLVAYVTGVGFSKTSQTKRIISAIMLVVIAFVLFTIGMRAKF; this is translated from the coding sequence ATGAGTAATTTACGAAATCAGCCTTATATCACATATGGACTATTAATCATCATGGTAGTGGTTTTTGCGATCATGTCAGTAATGGGCGGAACTGAAAACCCCGTCACCTTGGTCGAATTCGGCGCTAAATACAACCCACTCATCCGTGCCGGCGAGTATTGGCGATTGATCACGCCAATGTTTATTCACATTGGCTTCACCCATATCTTAATGAACGGCATCACCTTATACTTTATCGGCCAGTATGTTGAGCAATTGTTTGGACACTGGCGGTTTGCGGTTATCTTCTTTGTTTCCGGCATCATGGGCAACCTGGGCAGTTTTGCTTTTACCGACAGCTTGTCTGCCGGTGCCAGTACTGCGATCTTTGGACTGTTTGGTGCTTTTATGATGCTGGGGGAAAGTTTTTCCAAAAACCCGGCAATTGTTTCGATGGCCAAAACATTCCTGTTGTTTATTATCCTAAATATCGGAACCGATATTTTTGTTTCCGGCATTGATATTGCTGGGCATCTGGGGGGACTGGTTGGTGGATTCCTTGTGGCGTACGTGACGGGCGTCGGTTTTTCCAAGACCAGCCAAACCAAACGAATTATTTCGGCAATTATGCTGGTTGTAATCGCTTTCGTTTTGTTTACAATAGGTATGCGGGCAAAATTTTAA
- a CDS encoding 5-formyltetrahydrofolate cyclo-ligase yields MAKSNQLKAALRDQQIARLHDFLQDPQEKPEIQRLYQQLFAEPHFANSETLGITLSMDDELDTQPIIHWALTHDKQVAVPRTLPHRQMTFVLLEPDTVLSETKFGTIEPVGGQVLAKSQLDVLLVPGLAFSKNHFRVGFGGGFYDRFLKGFTGTSIALVTPVQLFDEPVWNVEDFDVKVDKLIY; encoded by the coding sequence ATGGCCAAAAGTAACCAATTAAAAGCCGCCCTGCGAGATCAGCAGATCGCTCGGCTTCATGACTTTTTACAAGATCCACAAGAAAAACCGGAAATTCAACGCTTGTATCAGCAGTTATTCGCTGAGCCACACTTTGCGAATAGTGAGACGCTGGGGATCACCCTCAGTATGGATGATGAGCTTGATACCCAGCCAATTATTCACTGGGCGTTAACCCATGATAAACAAGTAGCAGTTCCCCGAACACTTCCGCACCGCCAGATGACCTTTGTGCTGCTGGAACCTGATACGGTACTCAGTGAGACCAAATTTGGCACGATTGAGCCCGTTGGCGGTCAAGTGCTGGCAAAAAGCCAGCTGGATGTTTTACTGGTACCGGGATTGGCATTTTCTAAAAATCACTTTCGAGTTGGGTTTGGCGGCGGCTTTTACGATCGCTTTTTGAAGGGCTTTACCGGCACAAGTATCGCTTTGGTGACGCCGGTTCAACTATTTGACGAACCCGTCTGGAACGTGGAAGATTTTGACGTTAAAGTCGACAAACTCATTTACTAA
- the rpmG gene encoding 50S ribosomal protein L33: MRVHITMECTECHERTYLSSKNRRNNPDRLELKKYCPRERKVTLHRETK; the protein is encoded by the coding sequence ATGCGAGTACACATTACAATGGAATGTACTGAATGCCACGAACGTACTTACTTGTCCAGCAAGAACCGTCGAAACAATCCCGACCGTTTGGAGCTTAAAAAGTATTGCCCACGCGAGCGTAAAGTTACATTACATCGAGAAACCAAATAA
- a CDS encoding peptidoglycan D,D-transpeptidase FtsI family protein, protein MKIFKKRTKKTNKAKAVSLPFRINIIFIIVGILFVALLTQLAYLQVMYGSKFKAEVNRSDTSVVNGNVQRGMIFDSTGHVLVGNSAHQAIIYTKGVNVLSSDMYKTANRLAQYVTVPTGSLTKRQLADYYLANTDNLAKVEKSIPGISGYSEDAKYDKAVNKVESYPNATFSSALKNAATIFAKMSGAYQLSTVNIKDDNVSTKEVAMVGEHLADMPGVNVGTSWSRNYPNGRSIQGITGTVSNEKSGLPSDRVNELLAQGYSRNDSVGQSYLERQYEPVLRGTKSQTQIILNSDNQIKKEIKKYGGQKGDNLQLTINAKFQKQLQSLVRSAESGAGGNSTGTYAVVMNPNNGAIIGMAGVDRNPKTSKITDNILGTINSSIVMGSVVKGAMVSGALMDHVITPTNSTLTDQPITTGGVKKSSWFNHNGHANIAVDASDALQVSSNSYMMQLAMKEGHFNYVEGGALTMSPNVFNTMRGYFNQFGLGVKTGIDIPGESTGLQGASGYKHIGSALDLSFGNYDAYTTMQVAQYMSTIANGGNRIEPHVVQAIRGTSQDGKLGTVKATVMPKVLNHIDMTQAQRNVVTTGLYRVVHGTNTYKTGGMLDSIKPEISAKTGTAQTFYNGNETVTLSLASYAPSTHPQVVVALAMPNLGVNAESNNMALAKQIYSAYWKTVQSTSTVK, encoded by the coding sequence GTGAAAATTTTTAAAAAGCGCACCAAGAAAACGAACAAAGCAAAGGCTGTTTCACTGCCTTTTCGAATTAATATTATTTTTATTATTGTCGGAATTTTATTTGTCGCATTACTGACCCAGTTGGCCTATTTACAGGTGATGTACGGTTCTAAATTTAAAGCCGAAGTGAACCGTTCGGATACCTCAGTGGTCAACGGGAATGTTCAGCGGGGAATGATTTTTGATTCAACCGGACACGTTTTAGTCGGCAATTCCGCGCACCAAGCAATTATCTATACCAAGGGCGTGAATGTGTTGTCCTCGGACATGTACAAGACCGCCAACCGATTAGCCCAATATGTGACCGTTCCTACCGGCAGTTTAACCAAGCGCCAGCTGGCTGATTACTATTTGGCAAACACAGATAATCTAGCCAAAGTCGAAAAGTCAATCCCTGGGATTTCCGGTTATTCTGAGGATGCCAAATACGACAAGGCTGTCAATAAGGTTGAAAGTTATCCAAATGCCACTTTTTCATCAGCACTCAAAAATGCTGCAACCATATTCGCCAAGATGAGTGGTGCCTACCAATTATCCACCGTTAATATTAAGGATGACAACGTCTCCACCAAAGAAGTTGCCATGGTGGGGGAACATCTGGCCGATATGCCTGGGGTTAATGTTGGAACCAGTTGGAGTCGTAATTATCCAAATGGCCGTTCAATTCAGGGAATCACCGGAACTGTCTCGAATGAAAAGAGCGGTCTGCCAAGTGATCGGGTCAATGAATTATTGGCACAAGGCTACTCACGAAACGACAGTGTCGGTCAAAGTTATCTGGAGCGCCAGTATGAACCGGTTCTTCGGGGAACCAAATCCCAGACCCAAATCATTTTGAATAGCGATAATCAGATCAAAAAGGAAATTAAGAAATATGGCGGTCAAAAAGGTGACAACCTTCAATTGACAATCAATGCCAAATTCCAAAAGCAGCTCCAATCCTTAGTCCGTTCTGCCGAGTCCGGTGCCGGTGGTAATTCAACCGGAACTTATGCGGTCGTCATGAATCCGAATAACGGTGCCATCATCGGAATGGCGGGGGTTGACCGCAATCCGAAGACATCCAAGATCACTGATAATATTTTAGGAACCATTAACAGCTCAATTGTTATGGGTTCTGTTGTCAAGGGTGCGATGGTTTCCGGTGCATTGATGGATCATGTCATTACACCAACCAACAGTACCTTAACCGATCAGCCAATTACGACCGGTGGTGTTAAAAAGTCGTCTTGGTTCAACCACAACGGTCATGCAAATATTGCTGTTGATGCCAGTGATGCGCTGCAAGTTTCTTCCAACTCTTATATGATGCAGTTAGCGATGAAAGAAGGCCACTTCAACTATGTTGAAGGTGGCGCATTAACCATGAGTCCCAACGTCTTCAACACGATGCGCGGTTACTTCAACCAATTTGGCTTGGGGGTCAAGACTGGGATTGATATCCCTGGTGAATCTACCGGGTTACAGGGTGCCAGCGGCTATAAGCACATTGGAAGTGCCTTGGATCTTTCATTTGGTAACTACGACGCCTACACAACGATGCAGGTTGCTCAGTACATGTCTACCATTGCCAACGGTGGTAATCGAATTGAACCGCATGTCGTTCAAGCAATTCGCGGCACCAGCCAAGATGGTAAATTAGGAACGGTTAAAGCGACAGTGATGCCAAAGGTGCTCAATCATATTGATATGACTCAAGCGCAACGAAACGTGGTCACAACCGGCTTGTATCGGGTGGTTCATGGAACCAACACCTACAAGACCGGTGGGATGTTGGATTCCATCAAACCGGAAATTTCTGCCAAAACTGGAACTGCTCAGACATTTTATAATGGTAACGAAACAGTTACCCTGAGTTTAGCTTCATATGCGCCATCGACTCATCCACAGGTGGTGGTTGCTTTGGCAATGCCTAACCTGGGGGTTAACGCTGAAAGTAATAACATGGCGCTGGCCAAACAAATCTACTCTGCTTACTGGAAGACGGTCCAATCAACTTCGACTGTTAAGTAA
- a CDS encoding YfhO family protein: MNSKKTTKISILVLCFLVPVLISTSYFIFRHFAPFGGSSVMTVDLGQQYIDFYTNFHDTLLHSPSGFFFSFSKALGGDMMGTWAYYLMSPLNLIMLLFPLSKLPSVLGIITIIKYGLAGLSFGYFLMKVTKHVGWSIIGFSASYAMMGWMVANQFNMLWTDVLFVLPMIFYGLFKILKNQSSAIYIISLTAMLIMNYYMSYMIAIFLTLFMFIYWAAKALPVENQTSTKAVLKWLKASILSGILAAWLLLPTFFSLLGSKTQYSKGQYKIKFEYNPLDMLGKFFNGSVNFNELPAGTANVFVASVVLILFVYYFFIPTIKRNVKIANLSLTAFMILSMCFQPLDLFWHGMQLPVWYTFRFSYLFSFWMILTAFQAFLHILDEGINWKGYLVTAGIMALGVLYVELRWKHLEYMRHFDFLWGCVYLVVSLGIVVFLGIYRRNIVLAMTLAVLMSGEMALNMVTSLNHLDYLKASNYTQFERVMRKHVNKIKQKDKGFYRLGTTFSRTKNDAFTGNYNGGSIFSSTLESDTSQFFKNIGQPNGDSFVLYSNGTMFTDSLLNMKYYMSHQIPEANPNKKPKKQLLTTLTRKPDYNNYTLLSQDALIGTYRNPYAVPIGFLAPKSGMEHNSIAKSPITYQNQIAHRLDPNIKNLFEPATYTDMRYNNIQPISQLDNAVLKKKNLLEMSYIIFSVPIEKNTSYYMTLGTEINKGNISISVDGQAQTQFTPSEKTIIANIATGTSINTTANVQIFVNKNNALLQDVKLYKVHNSKIAQFSKDLNAKPYKVTKWNHHQLTGTVDVKSNNQALTTTIPFENGWTAKVDGKSVKPKRWAKMFLYIPINKGHHKVVFTYWPEGLRVGLLITAFGLAFIGTEATLKHRKKQKAKHTETPTNTK, encoded by the coding sequence ATGAATTCAAAGAAGACAACGAAAATTTCCATATTAGTGCTGTGCTTTTTGGTACCGGTGCTAATTTCCACCAGTTACTTTATTTTCCGCCACTTTGCTCCGTTTGGCGGCTCGTCAGTCATGACCGTTGACCTGGGCCAACAGTATATTGACTTTTATACCAATTTCCACGACACCCTCCTACATAGTCCAAGCGGCTTTTTCTTTTCATTTTCAAAGGCTCTTGGAGGCGACATGATGGGAACTTGGGCTTACTACTTAATGAGCCCGCTGAACTTGATTATGTTGCTTTTCCCACTTTCTAAATTACCCAGTGTCTTGGGCATCATCACGATTATCAAGTATGGTCTGGCTGGTTTAAGTTTTGGCTATTTCTTGATGAAAGTTACCAAACACGTTGGCTGGTCAATCATTGGTTTCTCTGCTTCGTATGCGATGATGGGCTGGATGGTTGCCAACCAATTCAACATGCTTTGGACAGATGTGTTGTTCGTTTTGCCAATGATTTTCTATGGGCTCTTCAAGATCTTGAAAAATCAGTCGAGTGCCATCTACATCATCAGTTTAACGGCCATGTTGATTATGAATTACTACATGAGTTACATGATCGCCATCTTTTTAACCCTCTTCATGTTCATTTACTGGGCTGCCAAGGCATTGCCGGTGGAAAACCAAACATCGACCAAAGCCGTTCTCAAATGGCTTAAGGCGTCAATTCTGAGCGGTATTTTAGCTGCCTGGCTGCTGCTGCCGACCTTTTTCTCGCTTCTGGGAAGCAAAACCCAATATTCAAAGGGCCAATACAAAATCAAGTTTGAATATAACCCACTGGACATGTTGGGCAAGTTCTTTAATGGATCAGTTAATTTCAATGAACTGCCTGCCGGAACAGCCAACGTCTTTGTCGCCAGTGTCGTTTTGATCCTATTTGTTTACTACTTCTTTATTCCAACCATCAAACGAAACGTCAAAATTGCCAATCTTTCGTTGACAGCATTTATGATTCTATCAATGTGTTTCCAACCACTGGATCTGTTCTGGCACGGTATGCAGCTGCCGGTTTGGTACACTTTCCGTTTCTCCTACCTCTTCTCGTTTTGGATGATTCTGACCGCCTTTCAAGCCTTTCTGCATATCTTGGATGAAGGCATCAACTGGAAAGGTTATCTGGTCACTGCCGGTATCATGGCTTTGGGCGTTCTTTACGTCGAACTCCGCTGGAAGCATCTCGAATACATGCGCCACTTCGACTTTCTCTGGGGCTGTGTTTATTTGGTCGTTTCCCTTGGGATCGTTGTCTTCTTAGGCATTTATCGCAGAAACATTGTTCTGGCGATGACCTTGGCCGTGCTGATGAGTGGTGAAATGGCCCTTAACATGGTCACCTCACTGAATCATCTTGATTATTTGAAGGCCAGCAATTACACCCAGTTTGAGCGGGTGATGCGCAAACATGTCAATAAGATTAAGCAAAAAGATAAGGGATTCTATCGATTGGGAACCACTTTCTCGCGGACCAAGAATGACGCTTTCACTGGTAATTACAATGGCGGCTCAATCTTCTCGTCAACCCTAGAATCCGATACGTCTCAATTCTTCAAAAATATCGGTCAGCCAAATGGGGATTCATTTGTCCTTTACTCAAACGGAACCATGTTTACTGATTCATTGTTGAACATGAAGTATTACATGAGCCACCAGATTCCGGAAGCTAATCCGAACAAGAAACCAAAGAAGCAGCTGTTGACTACTTTGACAAGAAAACCAGATTACAACAATTACACCTTGTTGTCACAGGACGCCTTGATTGGTACCTACCGGAATCCGTATGCGGTCCCGATTGGTTTCCTGGCGCCTAAATCCGGAATGGAACATAATTCAATCGCCAAGAGCCCGATCACTTACCAAAACCAAATTGCCCATCGTCTGGATCCAAACATCAAGAACTTGTTTGAACCAGCAACCTACACTGACATGCGGTATAACAACATTCAACCGATTTCTCAATTAGATAATGCTGTCTTGAAGAAAAAGAACCTCTTGGAAATGTCCTACATCATTTTCTCTGTCCCAATTGAGAAGAACACGTCTTACTACATGACGTTGGGAACCGAAATCAATAAAGGCAACATTTCAATTTCGGTTGATGGTCAAGCGCAGACTCAATTTACACCATCTGAAAAAACCATCATTGCTAACATTGCCACAGGTACCAGCATCAATACCACTGCAAATGTTCAAATCTTTGTCAACAAGAATAACGCCCTCTTACAAGACGTGAAATTGTACAAAGTGCATAATTCAAAGATTGCTCAGTTCTCTAAGGACTTAAACGCCAAGCCGTATAAAGTTACGAAGTGGAACCACCATCAGTTAACCGGAACGGTGGACGTCAAGTCCAACAATCAAGCATTGACCACGACCATTCCATTTGAGAATGGCTGGACTGCTAAGGTTGATGGTAAATCAGTTAAACCAAAACGCTGGGCAAAGATGTTCCTGTATATCCCAATCAACAAGGGTCACCATAAGGTTGTCTTTACTTACTGGCCTGAAGGGCTGAGAGTCGGCCTACTAATCACTGCTTTTGGCTTAGCATTTATCGGCACCGAGGCAACGTTAAAACATCGTAAGAAACAAAAAGCCAAGCACACTGAGACACCAACAAATACCAAATAA
- a CDS encoding HesB/YadR/YfhF family protein, with protein sequence MKIDVTDSASKWFQSEMGLSQGNGVRFYGKVYGKTPVHEGFSLALTRDDHPGETYTKTEKDGITYFVDEDDRWFFVGFDLKVDFNPEKDPENVVYTYTPNGDLDK encoded by the coding sequence ATGAAAATTGATGTAACTGATTCCGCAAGCAAATGGTTCCAATCTGAAATGGGGTTAAGCCAAGGCAATGGTGTGCGCTTCTATGGAAAGGTTTATGGGAAGACTCCCGTCCATGAAGGCTTCTCGTTAGCGTTAACCCGCGATGATCATCCAGGTGAGACTTATACCAAAACTGAAAAGGACGGAATTACTTATTTCGTTGACGAGGATGATCGCTGGTTCTTTGTCGGCTTTGATTTGAAAGTCGATTTTAATCCAGAAAAAGATCCTGAAAATGTTGTATACACGTACACACCTAATGGGGATCTTGATAAATAA
- the greA gene encoding transcription elongation factor GreA: MAEDTYPMTADGRDKLKAELEDLKVNQRPKVVERIKIARSYGDLSENSEYESAKDEQSMLESRITTIEHMLQYAQIIDSNDSDKDEVTVGKKVTFQELPDEDPETYQIVGAAEADPMSGKISNDSPIAKGLIGHRLNEEVNIPIPAGTMKVKITKVE, from the coding sequence ATGGCTGAAGACACATATCCAATGACTGCCGATGGTCGCGATAAACTCAAGGCAGAATTAGAAGACTTGAAAGTAAACCAACGACCAAAAGTGGTTGAACGTATCAAAATTGCAAGAAGTTATGGGGACTTATCTGAGAACTCAGAGTATGAGTCTGCTAAAGATGAACAAAGTATGCTTGAAAGTCGAATTACAACGATTGAGCACATGCTTCAATATGCCCAAATCATTGATTCAAATGATAGTGACAAGGATGAGGTGACGGTTGGTAAGAAAGTGACCTTCCAAGAACTGCCTGATGAAGATCCCGAAACGTATCAAATTGTCGGGGCGGCCGAAGCTGATCCAATGTCAGGTAAAATTTCCAATGATTCACCAATTGCCAAGGGGCTCATTGGTCACCGTCTCAATGAAGAAGTTAATATTCCCATTCCGGCCGGAACCATGAAAGTTAAAATCACTAAGGTTGAATAG